The following are from one region of the Paenibacillus sp. KS-LC4 genome:
- a CDS encoding AraC family transcriptional regulator, with protein sequence MDWVVQMNAAIGYMEDHLTNEIDYAEAAHIAGCSLYHFQRMFSYMMEVSLSEYIRRRRLSLAAFELQNSTVKVIDVALKYGYDSPEAFARAFQQLHGTTPTAARGAGTKLRAYPRLSFQISVKGAAAMNYRMEELGGFSVVGISEQVRNSEVFETVPRLWAEAAQAGLFEKLWEIRATKPVIHGILGVCADGGHGQNEFLNYILAIESEQEAPEAMVRREFSPSTWVVFEVEGGPDQLGGIWKRLYTEWLPTSAYRLAHLPAIECYLPPEENRNELWVAVEAKA encoded by the coding sequence ATGGATTGGGTTGTACAGATGAACGCGGCCATCGGCTATATGGAAGATCATTTGACTAATGAAATTGATTATGCGGAAGCCGCCCATATTGCTGGATGCTCGCTCTATCATTTTCAACGGATGTTTTCTTATATGATGGAGGTGTCTTTATCGGAATACATTCGCAGGCGGCGGCTCAGTCTGGCGGCGTTTGAACTGCAGAACAGCACGGTTAAGGTCATTGATGTAGCGCTCAAATATGGTTACGATTCCCCCGAAGCTTTCGCCCGCGCCTTTCAGCAGCTGCATGGTACAACACCAACTGCTGCAAGAGGCGCAGGAACGAAGCTGAGGGCCTATCCGCGCCTATCCTTTCAAATTTCAGTAAAAGGAGCGGCTGCTATGAATTATCGAATGGAGGAGCTTGGCGGATTTTCCGTCGTGGGCATTTCGGAGCAGGTACGCAATAGCGAGGTGTTTGAGACGGTGCCGCGTCTGTGGGCTGAAGCAGCACAGGCGGGCCTGTTTGAAAAGCTATGGGAAATTCGCGCGACCAAGCCTGTGATCCATGGCATACTTGGCGTATGTGCTGATGGAGGGCATGGGCAAAATGAGTTTTTAAACTACATTTTAGCAATAGAATCGGAGCAGGAGGCTCCTGAGGCTATGGTTCGCCGCGAGTTTTCACCATCGACATGGGTCGTATTTGAGGTGGAGGGCGGACCAGATCAACTGGGCGGCATTTGGAAGCGATTATATACGGAATGGCTGCCTACCTCGGCCTATCGACTCGCCCATTTGCCTGCTATCGAATGTTATTTGCCGCCAGAGGAAAATCGTAATGAGCTGTGGGTGGCGGTTGAGGCGAAAGCTTAA
- a CDS encoding alpha/beta hydrolase, which yields MAIDVMERNNVKVIGSGSKTIVFAHGFGCDQDMWRYMVPSFVDNYRIVLFDYVGSGKSQIHNYDSQKYNDLQGYAQDVLDVMETLELRDAIFVGHSVSSMIGMLASIHEAKYFDRIIMLGPSPRYVNDLPEYYGGFDKRDIEELLTMMEMNFVGWASYLAPIVMQNNERKELSEELEKSFCSRDPHIARQFAEVTFFSDCRVSLQQATVPTLILQCTDDSIAPVEVGHYLHAHLKNSVLRQMTATGHYPHLSQPEETSKMIKEYLASF from the coding sequence ATGGCTATTGATGTTATGGAACGGAATAATGTAAAGGTAATAGGCTCCGGAAGCAAAACCATTGTTTTTGCGCATGGCTTTGGATGTGATCAAGATATGTGGCGTTATATGGTGCCTAGCTTTGTGGACAACTATCGTATTGTCTTGTTTGATTACGTGGGCTCTGGAAAGTCTCAAATTCACAATTATGATTCACAAAAATATAATGATCTTCAAGGCTATGCCCAGGATGTACTCGATGTGATGGAGACGCTGGAATTGCGCGATGCTATATTTGTCGGGCATTCGGTGAGCAGCATGATCGGCATGCTGGCCTCCATCCATGAGGCCAAATATTTCGACCGTATTATCATGCTTGGCCCTTCTCCACGTTATGTGAACGACCTTCCGGAATATTACGGCGGCTTCGATAAACGCGATATCGAAGAATTGCTTACGATGATGGAGATGAATTTCGTTGGCTGGGCCAGCTATTTGGCGCCCATTGTTATGCAAAATAATGAGCGCAAGGAATTAAGCGAGGAATTGGAGAAAAGCTTTTGCTCCAGAGATCCTCATATTGCAAGGCAGTTTGCTGAGGTCACCTTTTTCTCGGACTGCCGTGTCAGCCTTCAGCAAGCCACTGTTCCAACACTGATTCTTCAATGTACAGACGACAGCATCGCTCCTGTTGAGGTAGGCCATTACTTGCACGCCCATCTCAAAAACAGCGTCCTTCGGCAGATGACGGCGACCGGACATTATCCGCATTTGAGTCAGCCCGAGGAAACGAGCAAGATGATCAAAGAGTATTTAGCCAGTTTTTAA
- a CDS encoding ABC transporter ATP-binding protein: protein MGMMRNITAGSPKALWKPIGYTVLSNLVAIIPFVLLVEVAQIIFNSFADPAASLDITRLWWICASMAGAMVLLFISEIPAYRAQYRGAYTTAVEGRSRLAEHLRKLSLGYLNKRDPGDLANMMMGDFALVEHGISHVAPQLFAAALTPILALLGLSLLDWRLALSLFATLPFTILLMLAATSLTRRLGANHMRAKINASNRLQEYLNGIQVIKAFNLTGDRFVRLEQSFKELMQQSIRIEGALGPVVLSAIAFLRAGLTLMAIIGVHLLLGGSLDLLTFVAFLLIGTRIYDPLTTALTSYAEFRYTEQAGKRIIELLQEPVMPGEKQPPSGHDLVFDKVTFGYNEHAVIQQASLSLPSGSFTALVGPSGSGKSTVLRLIARFYDPSEGQVLLSGENIREMNPEALLRKVSMVFQDVYLFQDTIANNIRVGNAGATQREVEDAARQACCHDFIMKLPQGYNTLVGEGGSTLSGGEKQRISIARAILKDAPIVLLDEATASLDPENEADIQQAIDRLIQGRTVIAIAHRLKTIMNADQIIVLDQGRIVEQGQHDELLGADRLYARLWKLQQQTAGW from the coding sequence ATGGGAATGATGCGGAATATAACAGCAGGCAGTCCTAAGGCATTATGGAAGCCGATCGGCTATACCGTGCTTTCCAACTTGGTTGCCATTATCCCGTTTGTGCTGCTGGTAGAGGTGGCCCAAATTATTTTCAATTCCTTTGCCGATCCTGCCGCTTCACTCGATATTACGCGGCTTTGGTGGATTTGCGCCAGCATGGCCGGAGCGATGGTGCTGCTCTTCATAAGTGAAATACCCGCTTATCGTGCGCAATATCGCGGAGCCTATACGACGGCGGTTGAGGGAAGAAGCAGGCTAGCGGAGCATCTTCGCAAGCTGTCGCTGGGGTATTTGAATAAACGTGATCCTGGCGACCTCGCCAACATGATGATGGGAGACTTTGCGCTTGTTGAGCATGGGATTTCCCATGTTGCCCCGCAGCTGTTTGCCGCTGCGCTGACGCCAATTTTGGCGCTGTTAGGGCTTTCGCTGCTCGATTGGCGGCTTGCGCTTTCCTTGTTTGCAACGCTGCCTTTTACCATTTTGCTGATGCTTGCAGCCACCAGTCTCACCCGAAGGCTTGGCGCTAATCATATGCGGGCAAAAATTAACGCCTCCAACCGCTTGCAGGAATATTTGAACGGCATACAGGTCATAAAGGCTTTTAATTTGACCGGTGATCGCTTCGTTCGGCTGGAGCAGTCGTTTAAAGAGCTTATGCAGCAAAGCATTCGCATTGAGGGAGCGTTAGGGCCGGTCGTGCTAAGCGCAATTGCCTTCCTGCGAGCGGGTCTGACGCTCATGGCGATTATTGGGGTTCATTTGCTGCTCGGCGGCAGTCTGGATTTGCTTACGTTCGTAGCCTTTTTGCTCATAGGCACGAGAATTTATGATCCATTGACAACGGCGTTGACGAGCTATGCAGAGTTTCGTTACACCGAGCAGGCTGGGAAACGAATCATTGAGCTGCTGCAGGAGCCTGTCATGCCGGGAGAAAAGCAGCCCCCTTCTGGGCATGATCTTGTGTTCGACAAGGTAACATTCGGCTACAATGAGCATGCTGTTATTCAGCAGGCAAGTCTTAGTCTGCCATCAGGCTCCTTCACTGCGCTCGTTGGCCCATCGGGGAGCGGCAAAAGCACGGTGCTGCGGTTGATTGCCCGTTTCTATGATCCGAGCGAGGGGCAGGTGCTGCTCAGCGGGGAAAATATTCGGGAGATGAACCCGGAGGCGCTGCTGCGCAAAGTGTCCATGGTGTTTCAGGATGTGTATTTGTTTCAGGATACAATTGCCAATAACATACGTGTTGGCAACGCTGGCGCGACTCAGCGCGAAGTGGAGGATGCGGCTCGGCAGGCGTGCTGCCATGATTTTATTATGAAGCTGCCGCAAGGCTACAACACTTTGGTTGGAGAAGGCGGCAGCACCTTGTCTGGCGGAGAAAAACAGCGGATTTCCATTGCGCGGGCGATATTGAAGGATGCGCCTATTGTGCTGCTGGATGAAGCGACTGCTTCCCTCGATCCTGAGAATGAAGCTGACATTCAGCAGGCGATTGATAGGCTAATTCAAGGTCGTACCGTTATCGCGATAGCCCACCGTTTGAAAACGATCATGAATGCCGACCAAATTATTGTGCTCGATCAAGGTCGGATCGTCGAACAGGGCCAGCATGATGAACTGCTGGGAGCAGACCGCCTGTATGCAAGGCTTTGGAAGCTTCAGCAGCAGACGGCGGGCTGGTAG
- a CDS encoding sensor domain-containing diguanylate cyclase, with translation MDIQLDKAPCGYFSISDAGLIQSINQTLLDMLHYERNELLGQHIHSTMSVTNKMFFQTYFYPYIQLYGHVDEMYFSFRTSSHEDMPVLLNGVRQERNGVTFIDCVVLMMRKRIEHEKDILQTKTKLEELYQATNEANKRLELLHEEYELKQQELLGVNHRLEMMASTDALTGLKNRRFFQDSLLAQLALFQETQRPFSLLIVDIDHFKKINDTYGHPVGDLVLTNLARLLQSMSRDRDIAARYGGEEFVIILSGANQEKAIIAAERYCTTIASTDWGEYSITVSIGAATVMPGDTDQSLINRADTALYASKTGGRNRITHADHLVNSK, from the coding sequence ATGGATATACAATTAGATAAAGCACCCTGCGGATATTTTTCGATTTCCGACGCAGGCTTAATTCAATCAATTAATCAGACCTTACTGGATATGCTGCACTATGAGCGCAATGAGCTGCTTGGTCAGCATATTCACTCCACCATGTCGGTGACGAACAAAATGTTTTTTCAAACGTACTTTTATCCGTACATTCAATTGTATGGGCATGTCGATGAAATGTACTTTTCTTTTCGGACGAGCAGCCATGAGGATATGCCTGTATTGCTAAACGGGGTCCGGCAGGAGCGTAACGGAGTCACATTCATTGACTGTGTTGTGTTAATGATGCGCAAGCGCATTGAGCACGAGAAGGATATTTTACAAACCAAAACGAAGCTTGAAGAGCTTTATCAGGCGACTAATGAAGCCAATAAGAGGCTTGAGCTGCTGCATGAGGAGTACGAGCTTAAACAGCAGGAATTGCTCGGAGTCAACCATCGCCTTGAAATGATGGCCTCTACAGATGCGCTGACTGGGCTTAAAAATCGGCGTTTTTTCCAAGACAGCCTGCTGGCACAGCTTGCCTTGTTCCAAGAAACACAGCGCCCCTTCTCGCTGCTCATTGTTGATATCGACCATTTCAAAAAAATTAACGACACGTATGGACATCCTGTCGGCGATCTCGTGTTGACTAATTTGGCCCGCCTGCTGCAATCCATGTCACGGGATCGAGACATCGCCGCCCGTTATGGGGGCGAGGAATTTGTCATCATTCTTTCCGGAGCTAATCAGGAAAAAGCGATCATTGCCGCAGAACGATATTGCACGACGATAGCCTCTACGGATTGGGGCGAGTATAGTATTACAGTCAGCATTGGCGCAGCAACCGTCATGCCTGGCGATACCGATCAGTCATTGATCAATCGAGCCGATACAGCGCTCTACGCTTCCAAGACTGGTGGAAGAAACCGCATTACTCATGCGGACCATTTGGTCAACAGCAAGTAG